A window of Nitrospira sp. genomic DNA:
CTCCCACTAGCCATTCAGGACAATTCCATCTGACACAAAGAAACAGCACGTGACTGGCGCGCGGGCAGCGAGCAAGAAGACTGTGCTGACTGCCCCAATCATTTTCCGATTCCCCATATCCTCCCCCAAGGGTGTGCCCCGGTTGGTTTTCACTGCGCGCATTGAGCGACCGCCGCTTCATCGCGGGGGCTCAGCGAGCAAGAAAACCGACCGGGGCGCACCCGCCCCTCCTTGACTCTTTGAAATCCGATCCCCGACAATGCCCGCATGTCAGCACACATCATCATTGAACGATTGGAATTCCGTGGCCGCTGCGGCGTTACCGCGGAAGAACGGGCGAAACCTCAGCCGCTGGCGGTGGATGTGGAATTGGATGCGCCCCTCGATCCGGCCGGCCACTCGGACCATCTCGCGGACACCATCGACTATGCGAAGATTGCGCAACGCCTCGTCGAGATCGGCACGATGCAGGAGGCCTGCTTACTGGAAACCATGGCGGAGCGATTCCTCGCCATGCTGTTTGCAGACTTTCCCATTAAACGGGCAAATCTCTGGCTTCGTAAACTCCATGCGCCTATCAGCCAGGTGACCCGCTCCGTCGGCATCAGGATCGAACGAACCAGGCTCGCGCAACAACTCAGCTGCATTGAACCGAAGCCGGCCCCGTTTCTGGTCGAACAGCTGCCCCGCCTCCCTAAAGGCAAGGCTCTGGATGTTGCAGCAGGCGGAGGCCGACACTCCCTATTCCTCGCCGCACAGGGTTATCACGTCGAAGCGATCGACCGCGACGAAGCCACCCTTACCCAGCTTGCTGCATCCGCTGCGGTAAAAGCACTCCCCCCGATCAAGACCAGGACGATCGACTTGGAGCAACCGGCGCCATTCGACCCTGGATTCGGCCATGAGACGCATGATGTGATCATCGTCTTTTTCTATCTGCATCGATCGCTCTTTCCGTTTCTCATCGATGCGCTCAAACCCGGCGGCATGTTGGTCTATGAGACCTTTACGATCGATAACTATACACATCACAAACATCCGCGCCGGTGGGAGTTCTGCCTGTCCCACAATGAACTGTTGCGCATGACGTCGACGCTTCAGATTCTGCACTACGATGAAGGGCCGCACGACGGTGTCGAAGGCCCTCGCTCGACCTATACCGCTCAGCTGGTGGCCCAGAAGCCGCTGCGATCGGCTCACGCGACATGAGCCGCATCGATCTCCATCTACACACCACCCATTCAGACGGCAGCCAGTCCCCAGCTGAAGTCGTCCGGCTTGCCCATGAGGCAGGCGTCTCCGCCCTGGCCATTACCGACCACGACATCACCACCGGCCTTCCTGAGGCCATGGCGGCAGGACAGGCACTCGGCATTGAGATCATCCCCGGAATTGAAATCAGCTCGCGCCACGGTGCATCGGAACTGCATGTGCTGGGCTATTTCCTCAGATGGCAAGATGCCCAACTCAACGAGCGCCTGCTGACCCTTCGAGAGAGCCGTCACCGCCGCAATCCCAAGATCATCGAACTGCTGCAAGCCACGGGGATCGATATCACCTACGATGAAGTACGGGCCGTCGCCGGGAGTGATTCGGTGGGCCGGCCGCATATCGCCCGCGTCCTCATGGACAAGAAGGTCGTAACGACCGCCAAAGAAGCGTTTGACCGGTTCCTGGCTGAAGGTAAGGCCGCCTATGTGCCGCGCGATCTCCCCGCCCCTGCCGATGCGATCCGCTGGATCAAGGATGCAGGCGGGCTGGCGGTTCTTGCGCACCCCACCTGGGTCAAGACGACCGAAGGGACGCTGACCGACTTAGCCCGTCAGCTGAAAGAGCAGGGGCTGGACGGAGTCGAAGTCCACTACAGCACTCACACCCCTCGACAGACCCGCACGTATTTGAGTCTCGCCAAACAACTGGGCTTGTTGGTCACGGGCGGCAGCGACTTTCACGGGATGACCAAACCCGATATCGAGGTCGGAACCGGGAAGGGCTCGCTGCATGTTCCGGATCATCTGCTCCCGAAACTCAAGGACGCCGTCGCGCAGCTCTAACAGGGTGCTGAAAAAGCATCATTGCCACGTTTACTCATTCACCGAGTTTCTCTGCAACCTGCTAACCCGCTCTTCCTGTGTGATTCCCGCTATTCGTTGACTCTCCGGGCCTATCCGCTAGACTTTGGGCAGCTTCTCACTGAACCTATCCATGACACACGCATCTGGCTGGCTCATTCAGTTCGCGATCGTCTCATTCGTGGCCCTGTTTGCAGGGCCACTCCTGAGCAAGCTGCCGTTTGCCGAACACTTTCCGCTGACCCTCCTCGGATTGACGGGTCCGCAAACGATTCGTCTCATCGCTGAGGGCACCGGCCTCCTCACACTCTGGCTCCTGGCCTTTCATGCCTTCCGCCACATGCCGGACAACGGGCGAGGATTCACCTTTGTCAGTCGCATCGTCCTTCCTCTGACCACGATCGTGGTCCTCATTGTCGGGGACAAGACCATGCAAGTGGTCGGACAATCGCTGATTGAAGACTTCGGCATCCAGCGATACAGCCTCGGCTATGCCGCCACTCTGGTCGTTGCCGGACTCTGGCTGACTGTGGCGTGGCTACTCAACATCGACGCCCTCCATCACTACTTCACCGCCCCTGCGCCGACACGCAGTCAGAAGAAGACGCCTCAGACCGTCGACGAGAGTCATGACGTGCAGGAACGCTCCGGTCCTTCCGAAACGTCTGACTCAGCGTCCGCAGATTCGCCCAACAATGGATCTCCCCCCGCCACGCTTGGACGGTACAAGGTCCTGAAGGAACTCGGACGCGGAGCCATGGGGGTCGTGTATTTGGGCAAAGATCCCACGATTCAACGATTCGTGGCCATCAAGACCATGCGGTTGGACGAGATCGACGATGCGGAAAAGCTCCAGGAAGTGAAGACCCGGTTTTTCCGTGAAGCGGAATCGACCGGCCGGCTCACACATCCCAATATCGTCACGATTTACGATGCGGGGGAAGAACAGGAGCTCGGCTACATCGCTATGGAGGTCTTGGAGGGCACGACGCTCAAGCACTGGTCGCGCAAACCCAACCTGCTGCCCCTCGACAAACTGATTCCGATCCTTGCCACCGTGGCCGACGCCCTGGACTATGCCCACCAGCAAGGCGTCGTACACCGCGACATCAAGCCGGCCAATATCATGATCACCAAAGGCGCGACGGTGAAAGTCATGGATTTTGGCATTGCGAAAATGGCATCGTCGTCGAAGACGCAAACCAACATTGTGCTCGGCACTCCTACCTACATGTCGCCGGAACAGATTGCCGGGAAAAAGGTCGACGGGCGATCCGACATCTTCTCGCTGGGAGTCGTCCTCTATGAAATGCTGAGCGGCCGCCCCCCATTCACTGCGGATAACTTATCCGCCTTGCTCTTTGCGATTGCCCATAATCCCCACCCTTCTATCAAGGTCATCCGTCCGGACATTCCTCCGGCTCTCCAACACGTGCTCAACCAAGCACTCGAAAAGGATCCGGCTATGCGATTCCGACGGGCGGCCGAGTTTGCCCAGGAACTGCGCGCCTGCCTGCAAGGCCAGACCGTTTAACTTGAGGAGCCCATGCCGCTGGCCGTCACCCATAGCGCCCTCTCCGATATCGGTCGCAGACGATCGCATAATGAAGATCGTTACTGCACCGACACCACCTTAGGGCTCTTCATCGTCTGCGACGGCATGGGCGGCAGCAAGGCCGGCGAGATTGCCAGCGGCCTCGCGGTCGAAACTATCCATCGCCATATCAATGAAGCATCACAGAACCCTGCGTTCCCGTTGATCGGCCAATCCGACCCCACCATGTCACTCTCAGGGAATCGCCTCCTCAGCGCGATTCGCGATGCCAATCGCGTCATTCATCGTGAGGGGCGCAGAAATCCGGACTGGGCCGGAATGGGAACGACCGTCGTCGCGGTGCTGCTTGCAGACCAGCTGATGTCGTTCGCCCATGTCGGTGACAGTCGCCTCTATCTGGTCCGCGCCCACGCCATCCAACCCCTGACCGCCGATCACTCATGGGTGGCCGAACAGGTGCGCTCCGGCCTGATGACTGAAGCCGAAGCCGAGCGATCGCCACAGCGCAACATCGTCACCCGCGCCGTGGGAGTGGCACCGGATGTCGACATTACCATCGGCGAGGCGGAGCTGCAGGTAGGTGACCGTCTCTTGCTCTGTTCGGATGGGCTGACAAAATACGTCGGGACAACGAGGCTCCTCAATGTCCTCACGCAAACCGATGACCTGAACGACGCAGCCCGGCAACTGGTCGCCCTCGCCAATGATGCCGGCGGAGACGATAATACGACGGTCATCACTGTGGCCGTCCATGAGGCCATGGAGCAGCCGATGTGGAATCGGCTCCGTCAACGACTGGCCATGTAGCGACACCTCACCAACCGGGACGTCGCGTGACCCTGGTTCGAGTAGTCTGGGATCTGGAATAGATATCGTTGAGTGATCGAGACTGGCTAGTTCCTGAGGGTGAGTGCGCCTTTAGGTAACGTTGCGTAACATCCGTCCGACACGTCCTGAGCGTGATCCTGCAAGCACTGCAACATCTGCCCCTCTCCTGACGGCACCTCGCGACAGAAGCGTTTGACATCATCCGCACAGGCCACCGCATGGCCGGACCGTTCCTTCCACCGCACGAGCTGCTGGCGAATCATCGACTGACACGGGGACGGAAGCTGCTTGGTCCGCTGCTCCATGCAACGTCGGCGATCCTCGCCTTGCAGGCTATCGGGACAGGCCTGCTGCAGTTCGGCCTCACATTTCATCTCCGCGATTTGCCTTGCGCGGGGATCTAATGCAACGGCTGCCCCCCCCAGGCCCTGCTCGGGTTGAGGTATCTCCGCCCCGTTGACGACGACTCGACGCGAGCCCGGTGCATCCGGCGCCGGCACCCCTGGAATGCTCAGGTCCAGCGCGGGCGTCGGAGGAGTGGCTTTCATCAATCGAGACGAAACGCCGGATGCATGGAGCTGATCTTTGGTGGGCATATTCGCCCAGACCAGTCCCCATACCAATCCCAACCCGACAATGGTCACAAGGATGGCCGTCAGACGGCTTGATGATGATGGCTTCGGCATGATGTAGGCCTAGGATAGGACAACATCTGAAGAAAAGCACCGAAAGGAGAGATTCTGAACAGTGCGCAAGAGAGAACGCTCTGGGAGAGATTAGTTCTCCGACGTCTCGACGATATGATTTTCGAACCTCGTACAGCCCTCTGCCAGCAATCGATTGGTCAGCATTTCACCGGGCCATTCGATCGGCAAGTCGGCAGTGAACACCCAGACATCCGGAGACGTCCAGACCGGTCCATGCTCCTCCGGCAGTTCCGGATCAAACAGATCGGTCCACACGGGCATATAGACGCCGTTGCCGCATTGCGTATGCAGGTGTACGACCGTCCGCGACCGGACCAATGGATCGAGATCCCGCCACACTGCCGCCGTTTCATCGGCCAAATGATGGATACGCACCGCATTCTGCGCATCGAACATCGCATAGGCCGCATAGACCGGGACCTCGATGGTATCCGGCGCCAGCGCCAATTCAGGGCACTGCTCGACCAGTCCTTCAAGAATCGCCCGCCGATGCCGATCCTCCCAGGAATCAGGTAGCCCGGGATCGGACGCGCCGATAATTTCAAACAGCAAGAACGCGGTATTTTCCACCGGCGGGTACAGTCGTGCGGCGATCGCTTGCGTCCGCTCCGAGTCTGCCACCGAGGTCAAATGGTCGTGCAGCATCTGAAGATTGAGCGGCTCCAGCGTCGCGTCGGTCAGCAATCTCGATTCCACCCGCACCACCGTGCCGGCCGACAAACGCAGATGCCGGTGGAGCAACTCCGCGGTGGCTATAGGATCAATTTTGAGCTTGAGCGGGGCCGTGAGGTTGGCTTGCAGGGGAAGCTCCAAGGCCGCCATCGTGGCGTAGACCGGTTTTTCTTCCGTCGATTCATCCAACGCCAACGTACAACTGGCTTCCGCCAGCAGATCGAACAACCATTCGGCCATTTCTTCATCGAGCGCAGCCAGGACGGTCAGCAGGTCGGACTCGCGCCCCTGCTCTAGAAAGGCTTGCAACGTATCGATCGCCGCGTCGGTGTCGCCGTGATCATGACGACGCGCATTGATCAAGTGGATGAGGTCGCGGGTGAGCGGATCGGGACGAGACCAAGCCAACATCAGACGCTCCTCAAATTACCGGAAAAGGACTCTTGCTCACCGACATGGCACGATCTCCATGTTGCCAAAGAATCTACGCAGGAGCAAGGGCGAAGACAGTTCCTGCGACCGGACTTCCGGCACCAACCGCGGGATACGGCACTCATCATTCACCAATCACTTTCACCAGCACACGCTTTCTTCGCCGCCCGTCAAATTCACCGTAGAAGATCTGTTCCCAGGGGCCGAAATCAAGCCGCCCATCCGTCACCGCCACCACGACTTCACGCCCCATTAGCTGGCGCTTCACATGGGCATCGCCGTTGTCTTCGCCGGTCTCGTTATGCCGGTACACCGCGTCGTGCGGCGCAAGTCGTTCGAGCACGTCGTCGTAGTCTCGGAGCAGTCCCGGTTCGTCGTCGTTAATATAGACGCTGGCGGTGATGTGCATCGCATTGACCAGCACCAGCCCTTCCTTCACTCCGCTCGCGTTGAGAACGGCTTCGACCTGAGGCGTGATATTGAGATAGGCGCGGCGCGTCTTGGTCTCGAACCAGAGTTCCTCTCGATACGACTTCATCGGCCCAACCTATTCGTGCGTGTCTCGACGGGCATTCTGCCGAACGGTCCGCCCGAGATTCAAGTGGCAGGCGAGAATCAGCGACTCGATTCGCCCCGCACCCGAAACGGACTATAATGAAAATCATGACCAAGAGGCCACCACGCGCATTACCGCAGCCACTCTCCGCCAACGCCACCACTGTCTTGGCCCAGCGGTACCTCGCAAGAAATCCCGAGGGCGCCGTGGTGGAAACCGCGGCGCAGCTCTTTTGGCGCGTCGCACACGACATCGCCCAAGCCGAACGCACCTACCCGCCTCCGACCAGACAGCCGCATCTCGCGCGGCGGTTCTTTGACCTGATGGCTCGCCTCGACTTCCTGCCGAATTCGCCGACCCTGATGAACGCGGGGCGTCCGCTGCAGCAACTGTCGGCCTGCTTCGTCCTTCCGGTTGAGGATACGCTCGCGTCGATTTTCGATGCCGTGAAGTATCAGGCCTTGATTCACCAATCGGGAGGGGGCACGGGGTTTTCCTTCAGCCGGCTTCGCCCGCGGGCTGACCGCGTCGCCACAACCAACGGGGTCGCCTCCGGTCCGGTCTCGTTCATGCGGGTTTTCAACCTCTCGACCGACGTCATTAAACAGGGCGGCACCCGGCGCGGTGCGAATATGGGCATTCTACGGGTCGATCACCCGGATATTCTTGAATTCATCGCCCTCAAGCAGAACCAGTCTGAGATGACTAATTTCAACCTGTCTGTCGGCATCACCGATCGATTCATGCAAGCCCTGACACGTCAACAGGCGATTCCGCTCATCAATCCTCACACAGGCCAAATCATTCGCCGCGTGGCGGCGCAAGCCATTTTCGATCAACTGGTCCAGGCAGCCTGGCAATCCGGAGAGCCCGGTATCGTATTCTTGGATACGATCAATAGAGCGAATCCCACCCCTCACCTGGGTGCAATCGAAGCCACCAACCCCTGCGGAGAGCAGCCCCTCCTTCCTTACGAGTC
This region includes:
- the folB gene encoding dihydroneopterin aldolase; this translates as MSAHIIIERLEFRGRCGVTAEERAKPQPLAVDVELDAPLDPAGHSDHLADTIDYAKIAQRLVEIGTMQEACLLETMAERFLAMLFADFPIKRANLWLRKLHAPISQVTRSVGIRIERTRLAQQLSCIEPKPAPFLVEQLPRLPKGKALDVAAGGGRHSLFLAAQGYHVEAIDRDEATLTQLAASAAVKALPPIKTRTIDLEQPAPFDPGFGHETHDVIIVFFYLHRSLFPFLIDALKPGGMLVYETFTIDNYTHHKHPRRWEFCLSHNELLRMTSTLQILHYDEGPHDGVEGPRSTYTAQLVAQKPLRSAHAT
- a CDS encoding PHP domain-containing protein, producing MSRIDLHLHTTHSDGSQSPAEVVRLAHEAGVSALAITDHDITTGLPEAMAAGQALGIEIIPGIEISSRHGASELHVLGYFLRWQDAQLNERLLTLRESRHRRNPKIIELLQATGIDITYDEVRAVAGSDSVGRPHIARVLMDKKVVTTAKEAFDRFLAEGKAAYVPRDLPAPADAIRWIKDAGGLAVLAHPTWVKTTEGTLTDLARQLKEQGLDGVEVHYSTHTPRQTRTYLSLAKQLGLLVTGGSDFHGMTKPDIEVGTGKGSLHVPDHLLPKLKDAVAQL
- a CDS encoding serine/threonine-protein kinase, whose translation is MTHASGWLIQFAIVSFVALFAGPLLSKLPFAEHFPLTLLGLTGPQTIRLIAEGTGLLTLWLLAFHAFRHMPDNGRGFTFVSRIVLPLTTIVVLIVGDKTMQVVGQSLIEDFGIQRYSLGYAATLVVAGLWLTVAWLLNIDALHHYFTAPAPTRSQKKTPQTVDESHDVQERSGPSETSDSASADSPNNGSPPATLGRYKVLKELGRGAMGVVYLGKDPTIQRFVAIKTMRLDEIDDAEKLQEVKTRFFREAESTGRLTHPNIVTIYDAGEEQELGYIAMEVLEGTTLKHWSRKPNLLPLDKLIPILATVADALDYAHQQGVVHRDIKPANIMITKGATVKVMDFGIAKMASSSKTQTNIVLGTPTYMSPEQIAGKKVDGRSDIFSLGVVLYEMLSGRPPFTADNLSALLFAIAHNPHPSIKVIRPDIPPALQHVLNQALEKDPAMRFRRAAEFAQELRACLQGQTV
- a CDS encoding Stp1/IreP family PP2C-type Ser/Thr phosphatase, yielding MPLAVTHSALSDIGRRRSHNEDRYCTDTTLGLFIVCDGMGGSKAGEIASGLAVETIHRHINEASQNPAFPLIGQSDPTMSLSGNRLLSAIRDANRVIHREGRRNPDWAGMGTTVVAVLLADQLMSFAHVGDSRLYLVRAHAIQPLTADHSWVAEQVRSGLMTEAEAERSPQRNIVTRAVGVAPDVDITIGEAELQVGDRLLLCSDGLTKYVGTTRLLNVLTQTDDLNDAARQLVALANDAGGDDNTTVITVAVHEAMEQPMWNRLRQRLAM
- a CDS encoding cysteine rich repeat-containing protein, translating into MPKPSSSSRLTAILVTIVGLGLVWGLVWANMPTKDQLHASGVSSRLMKATPPTPALDLSIPGVPAPDAPGSRRVVVNGAEIPQPEQGLGGAAVALDPRARQIAEMKCEAELQQACPDSLQGEDRRRCMEQRTKQLPSPCQSMIRQQLVRWKERSGHAVACADDVKRFCREVPSGEGQMLQCLQDHAQDVSDGCYATLPKGALTLRN
- a CDS encoding secondary thiamine-phosphate synthase enzyme YjbQ, which translates into the protein MKSYREELWFETKTRRAYLNITPQVEAVLNASGVKEGLVLVNAMHITASVYINDDEPGLLRDYDDVLERLAPHDAVYRHNETGEDNGDAHVKRQLMGREVVVAVTDGRLDFGPWEQIFYGEFDGRRRKRVLVKVIGE